The proteins below are encoded in one region of Bacillus vallismortis:
- a CDS encoding phage head closure protein: MEFSRLNTRITFVTRKNGKDPETRENIEVNEPLFSCWAEIREQKLREKLTTAGTFLENSLTFIIRYQQVKKATNNMHVLHDDELYEIKDILPNSQDKNLINVFAEKVS; encoded by the coding sequence ATGGAATTTAGCCGGCTCAATACACGCATCACTTTTGTTACACGAAAGAACGGGAAGGACCCGGAAACCAGGGAGAACATTGAGGTAAATGAGCCCTTATTTTCTTGCTGGGCTGAGATAAGAGAACAGAAGTTAAGAGAAAAGCTCACGACAGCTGGCACCTTTTTAGAAAACAGCCTTACGTTCATTATTCGCTATCAGCAAGTTAAGAAGGCGACCAATAACATGCACGTTCTTCATGATGATGAGCTTTATGAAATAAAAGACATTCTCCCAAACTCTCAGGATAAAAACCTGATCAATGTGTTTGCGGAGAAGGTGAGCTGA
- a CDS encoding HK97-gp10 family putative phage morphogenesis protein: protein MARQDDGIAGIEKELDKLARKNTKAAKTAVQAGAQVFAEALERNTPPGRDSSHKMHMKDNVVYSKAKEDGEIYASVGYGKETASRLHFSNFGTIKQPPQHFIERTSNEMEQTVLQIVQQVYMRELGL, encoded by the coding sequence ATGGCGCGACAAGATGACGGAATCGCCGGCATAGAAAAAGAGCTCGATAAGCTTGCTAGAAAAAATACCAAGGCAGCCAAAACAGCCGTGCAGGCAGGCGCTCAGGTATTTGCTGAGGCTTTGGAACGTAACACACCCCCAGGCAGAGACAGTAGCCACAAGATGCACATGAAAGATAACGTGGTGTATTCAAAGGCGAAGGAAGACGGGGAGATATATGCAAGTGTGGGTTATGGAAAAGAAACAGCATCCCGCCTGCACTTCTCTAACTTTGGAACGATCAAGCAGCCCCCGCAGCATTTCATTGAGAGGACATCAAACGAAATGGAGCAGACGGTTTTACAGATCGTGCAGCAAGTTTACATGAGGGAGCTGGGACTATGA
- the gp17 gene encoding tail completion protein gp17 produces MMLPIQEVEKLLSENEKLTSLVDSDRIFLVFVPEEDQDIEKAPMIRINELESRRKDYTDDKAQTFEVDIQIDLWTKTIKDAQAIQPVIDQIMAENDYKQYASAFDRDPDIALYRYARRYGATKLIDIQKINIEKE; encoded by the coding sequence ATGATGCTTCCCATTCAGGAAGTCGAAAAGCTTTTAAGTGAAAACGAAAAACTTACTTCTCTTGTGGACAGTGACCGGATATTCCTGGTCTTTGTTCCAGAAGAAGATCAGGACATAGAAAAGGCCCCAATGATTCGCATTAACGAGCTTGAGAGCCGCAGAAAAGACTATACAGACGACAAGGCCCAAACCTTTGAGGTTGATATCCAAATAGATTTATGGACCAAAACAATAAAGGATGCTCAGGCTATTCAGCCAGTGATTGATCAGATCATGGCAGAGAACGATTATAAGCAATATGCGTCAGCCTTTGACCGTGACCCAGATATTGCTTTGTATCGGTACGCTCGGAGATACGGGGCCACGAAATTAATTGATATTCAAAAAATAAACATAGAAAAGGAATGA
- a CDS encoding major tail protein — MARTGLDGIKYSEVGEDEKAIQIKSMPGAIESKLDVPTELATLHADDGIFAVKSSGVGEAKLELNLADLTTEMKKTLLGVKVVDGIEEYHKDMEPPYVCITWRQRHHEKGYVYYALLKGKFGPPSADGKTKEDKVDFQTDSIEGQFMPRKFDGNVFLIGYDHNEGFTLEKFYQRAYGMLPDGMTTDEVSADLGK, encoded by the coding sequence ATGGCCCGTACGGGATTAGATGGCATTAAATATTCTGAGGTTGGTGAAGACGAAAAAGCAATTCAGATTAAGAGTATGCCAGGTGCAATCGAATCGAAACTAGATGTCCCAACTGAACTAGCAACTCTGCATGCTGATGACGGTATTTTTGCGGTGAAAAGTTCCGGGGTTGGGGAAGCGAAATTAGAACTGAACCTGGCTGACCTTACCACAGAAATGAAAAAAACACTTTTAGGTGTGAAGGTTGTCGATGGTATTGAAGAGTACCATAAAGATATGGAGCCTCCTTACGTGTGCATCACGTGGCGGCAACGTCACCATGAGAAAGGCTATGTGTATTACGCCCTGTTAAAAGGGAAGTTCGGTCCTCCGTCTGCAGATGGGAAAACAAAAGAGGATAAGGTCGATTTCCAAACAGATTCCATAGAGGGACAGTTCATGCCTCGCAAATTTGACGGTAATGTATTCCTGATTGGTTATGATCATAATGAAGGGTTCACACTTGAAAAATTCTATCAACGTGCTTACGGGATGCTTCCAGATGGAATGACAACAGATGAAGTCAGCGCAGATTTAGGAAAATAA
- the gpG gene encoding phage tail assembly chaperone G, whose translation MVKAILKDYALAEVDENGDIVSVPEKTFVQPIVTARYTYRALEIHANAMDEESGMTEHDVMNDMMALVLDIFKNQFTFDDILDGVQSDDLFDWLRDIIDQVMVKDKKKAQLKKKAEQAQK comes from the coding sequence ATGGTGAAAGCAATTTTAAAAGATTATGCACTAGCTGAAGTAGATGAAAACGGCGATATTGTATCTGTTCCAGAAAAAACATTTGTTCAGCCAATTGTTACAGCAAGGTATACGTATAGAGCTTTAGAAATACATGCAAATGCAATGGACGAAGAATCTGGCATGACAGAGCATGATGTAATGAATGATATGATGGCTCTCGTCTTAGATATATTCAAAAATCAATTTACCTTTGATGATATTTTAGACGGTGTTCAATCTGATGATTTATTTGATTGGCTCAGAGATATTATTGATCAGGTTATGGTTAAAGATAAAAAAAAGGCTCAATTGAAGAAGAAGGCCGAGCAAGCTCAAAAATAA
- a CDS encoding phage tail tape measure protein gives MATEGRPIGNLVINTTLNDAGVNRGITGLRNNLKTARTATKATVQEFKAMGDELTASKKQVEGLSNELSIQEQIVEEYRKSYEKQVELYGEGSQQAQKYAQRLNTQIQSYHSLEGSLRRAQMQYQRLEQAQNQASESAEGLTDSQREIGDASGEAGGKVSKFSSFIKVGLVGALTAGVAGVGALTAAIGGLGAKMALDTQAAQGEVRAQLGLTEKEAQKVTSSAKRLWADGFGDSVGDAKNAIVNVKQNVKSLKGATDETVKEVTKGTMTIAKAFDQDGNDITKSINAMQNSFDGLSSDAAMDMITSGFQKGLDYSGEFLDSINEYSNQFASAGFSTQKMFSIFQAGAESGAFQLDKVGDLIKEMNIRLSDGTADEAMQSLSSHTQQLYAEFKKTGKGGDQVFTAVMKDIDGMKNKSDAYKIGQQIMGTQFEDLGQKGVSALANVKSSFSNVDGATKKAGQALQDNFGTRLKKIGRSALTSLEPIGNGVLSLLEPVMSGLESGMKSLEPTFNNIANAGKNLKTIFSGIMDVFNGDTSKGADKLMDFFPVLTVQTIIDGINNIKTAFSGFKQQAQPIISNMKASFDAMKPTFSALGTIASQVFGTLGPLVKQALGGVMSFIGQLTGQWKSFWQQNGSVITQALQNVWSIVQFVMPAVLAIIKSVWGNIKGVITGAMSVIQGVILVFSGLLTGNFSKMWEGIKKIFSGAIKVVWNAIQLSFFGKILGGAKALGAGLKGIFPKMWGWIKSLFKDGASNAGKMFTYLKDKAFKIVGDMKDGIVKKFWDIVDAAKSLPKKMGDGIKSMAGKAWDGIKAFGNQTLRGFGKIINGFTQQGINWILGKIGVDTKIPKWEVPQYANGTGGHPGGLAILGDGKGSNAGPEAFITPSGHMGLSPATDTLMNLPQGTQVMSAIDTKAFLSGVPAYANGTKKKEGFISKMWNGAKAAVGKVKDLALDVFDYISNPSKLVKKVIEKLGLKLPKVKGITGDVLKGSFSLIKKNFVNFIKDKFGESSNFGEGGTEAVKKWVAKALKIKGLGSEYASALETIAMKESGGNPNVVNRWDSNWKAGHPSQGLMQFIPSTFNANKEPGHGNIKNPVDQILASINYLNSRYGGILNHPGLKAMAHGGRYVGYDKGGLITRDHMAEVHKGEMLLPLRQFRRSQAHKVLSQAGKMVGYEPESRSSSSDANALQTMVTLLQQQNSNQQTEINLLSQTVRLLTQLVAKDPKMVLSVQELNKVQDDVYNKERNQKGLLNNVSFS, from the coding sequence TTGGCGACAGAAGGTAGACCGATAGGAAATTTAGTCATTAATACCACGCTAAACGATGCAGGAGTAAACAGAGGGATAACCGGTCTGAGAAATAACCTCAAAACAGCGCGGACAGCCACAAAAGCAACTGTTCAAGAGTTTAAAGCGATGGGTGACGAACTCACGGCCAGCAAAAAGCAGGTTGAAGGTTTATCAAATGAGCTTTCCATTCAAGAGCAGATAGTGGAAGAGTACCGGAAGTCTTACGAGAAACAGGTTGAGCTATACGGCGAAGGCTCACAGCAGGCCCAGAAATACGCCCAGCGGCTCAATACGCAGATTCAATCGTATCATTCTCTCGAAGGGTCTCTGCGGCGCGCACAGATGCAATATCAACGGTTGGAGCAAGCCCAAAACCAAGCGAGTGAAAGCGCCGAGGGGTTAACGGATAGCCAAAGAGAGATCGGCGACGCGAGTGGTGAGGCTGGCGGGAAAGTATCCAAATTCAGTTCTTTTATCAAAGTTGGTCTGGTTGGTGCGTTGACTGCAGGCGTTGCTGGTGTTGGAGCTCTTACGGCTGCAATCGGCGGGCTTGGTGCAAAAATGGCCCTTGATACACAGGCGGCTCAGGGAGAAGTACGGGCTCAATTAGGGCTTACGGAAAAAGAGGCTCAAAAGGTAACAAGCTCGGCAAAAAGATTATGGGCTGATGGTTTCGGCGACAGCGTTGGGGATGCTAAAAACGCAATCGTCAATGTAAAACAGAACGTAAAATCATTAAAGGGTGCAACCGACGAAACGGTAAAAGAAGTTACGAAGGGCACCATGACCATTGCCAAAGCTTTCGACCAAGACGGAAACGACATTACTAAGTCAATCAACGCGATGCAAAATTCATTTGATGGACTTTCCTCTGATGCTGCTATGGACATGATCACTAGTGGTTTTCAAAAGGGTCTTGATTATTCTGGGGAGTTCTTAGATTCCATTAACGAATATTCCAATCAGTTTGCGTCTGCAGGGTTCTCTACACAAAAAATGTTCTCAATCTTTCAGGCCGGCGCCGAATCCGGTGCCTTCCAGCTGGATAAGGTCGGGGATCTGATCAAAGAAATGAATATACGTTTGTCCGATGGAACTGCAGATGAAGCGATGCAATCCCTATCAAGTCACACCCAACAGCTATATGCAGAATTTAAAAAGACGGGTAAGGGTGGCGACCAGGTTTTCACGGCCGTTATGAAAGACATTGACGGCATGAAAAATAAAAGCGATGCCTATAAAATCGGTCAGCAGATTATGGGCACACAGTTCGAGGACTTAGGACAAAAAGGCGTGTCAGCTCTCGCTAACGTAAAGAGCAGCTTTTCGAATGTGGACGGAGCAACGAAAAAAGCTGGCCAAGCCCTTCAAGATAATTTTGGGACAAGGCTTAAAAAGATTGGCCGTTCTGCCCTGACATCGTTAGAGCCTATTGGAAATGGGGTCCTAAGCTTGCTCGAACCCGTCATGTCTGGCTTAGAGTCTGGCATGAAAAGCCTTGAACCGACTTTTAACAATATCGCGAATGCCGGAAAAAATCTTAAGACTATTTTCTCTGGCATAATGGACGTTTTCAATGGTGATACGTCAAAAGGTGCCGATAAACTGATGGACTTTTTCCCAGTGTTAACGGTCCAGACCATTATCGACGGGATAAACAATATTAAGACGGCTTTTTCGGGCTTTAAGCAGCAGGCACAGCCCATCATATCCAACATGAAGGCAAGCTTTGACGCCATGAAGCCGACCTTTTCGGCTCTCGGCACTATTGCATCCCAAGTTTTTGGAACCCTTGGCCCTCTGGTCAAACAGGCACTGGGCGGCGTGATGTCGTTCATTGGTCAACTCACTGGGCAGTGGAAGTCTTTCTGGCAGCAAAACGGTTCAGTGATCACTCAAGCCCTTCAAAATGTGTGGTCGATCGTCCAGTTTGTCATGCCGGCAGTACTTGCGATCATTAAATCTGTATGGGGCAATATCAAGGGTGTGATCACCGGCGCCATGTCTGTAATTCAGGGCGTTATCCTCGTTTTTTCTGGGTTATTGACCGGGAATTTTTCGAAAATGTGGGAAGGAATTAAGAAAATATTCTCTGGCGCGATAAAAGTTGTCTGGAATGCTATCCAACTTTCATTTTTCGGCAAGATTCTTGGCGGCGCTAAGGCACTCGGTGCTGGCTTAAAGGGCATTTTCCCAAAAATGTGGGGCTGGATTAAAAGTTTGTTTAAAGATGGAGCCTCAAATGCGGGAAAAATGTTCACATACCTTAAAGACAAAGCGTTTAAAATTGTCGGCGATATGAAAGACGGCATTGTTAAGAAATTTTGGGATATCGTCGATGCTGCCAAGTCATTGCCTAAGAAAATGGGTGATGGAATTAAGAGCATGGCAGGCAAAGCATGGGACGGAATAAAGGCGTTTGGAAACCAAACGCTTCGCGGATTCGGTAAAATCATCAATGGCTTTACTCAGCAGGGTATCAACTGGATCCTAGGAAAAATCGGGGTTGATACTAAAATCCCTAAATGGGAAGTACCGCAGTATGCAAATGGTACTGGCGGGCATCCAGGAGGCCTAGCCATTCTCGGTGATGGTAAGGGCTCAAATGCTGGACCAGAAGCTTTTATAACCCCTTCGGGTCACATGGGACTGAGCCCTGCGACTGATACGCTGATGAACCTTCCTCAAGGAACACAAGTCATGTCAGCGATTGACACTAAAGCTTTTCTTTCGGGGGTACCGGCTTATGCAAACGGAACGAAGAAGAAAGAAGGATTTATTTCAAAGATGTGGAATGGAGCAAAGGCAGCCGTTGGAAAAGTGAAAGACCTTGCTTTAGATGTATTTGACTATATCAGCAACCCATCAAAACTCGTCAAAAAGGTTATTGAAAAGCTGGGGTTAAAACTGCCTAAAGTAAAAGGCATTACCGGCGATGTTCTAAAGGGCTCATTCTCCCTTATTAAAAAGAATTTTGTTAATTTCATCAAAGATAAGTTTGGAGAATCAAGCAACTTTGGTGAGGGCGGCACGGAAGCCGTCAAAAAGTGGGTTGCTAAAGCCTTAAAGATAAAAGGGCTGGGATCAGAGTATGCCTCAGCGCTTGAAACAATAGCAATGAAGGAATCAGGCGGCAACCCGAATGTTGTGAATAGATGGGATTCAAACTGGAAAGCTGGTCACCCATCACAAGGTTTAATGCAGTTTATCCCGAGTACCTTCAACGCCAATAAGGAACCAGGGCACGGAAATATCAAAAATCCAGTTGACCAGATCCTTGCCTCCATTAACTATCTGAACAGCAGATACGGCGGAATCTTAAATCATCCTGGCTTGAAGGCTATGGCGCACGGCGGCCGTTATGTCGGATACGATAAAGGCGGATTGATTACCCGTGATCACATGGCCGAGGTCCATAAAGGGGAAATGCTGCTGCCGTTGCGTCAATTTAGGCGCAGCCAAGCTCATAAGGTTCTCAGCCAGGCGGGCAAAATGGTTGGGTATGAGCCGGAAAGCCGGTCAAGCTCAAGCGATGCAAACGCATTGCAAACGATGGTGACTCTGCTGCAGCAACAAAACAGTAACCAGCAAACCGAAATTAATCTGTTGAGCCAAACGGTGAGACTATTAACGCAGCTTGTGGCAAAGGATCCTAAGATGGTATTAAGCGTACAAGAATTAAACAAAGTCCAAGACGATGTTTACAACAAAGAAAGGAATCAAAAGGGATTGCTGAACAATGTAAGCTTCTCTTAG
- a CDS encoding phage tail domain-containing protein, translated as MINYDLIIDGKYLSETLDGVSLSSFRPEAPVFERQTAGTSALINGTMMLKQGNTGRYTERKINIKVLVEANSSFQFQIKRDAVYNLFVREDPYYVINTQQPYKRWLVTCDDAFSIYQENGKKYQEVDITLTAIQGLAESLNDSTASMELKDEKFHLGMNIRRDSTPVFHFQNKNSFVVDNIGDVKLDPINYNYNVEMYLQGTDISITNITTNETLTLNGKFSKTDKITLLKHHILKNSTPISDRSGRFPTLAAGQNQFRIAGATYSDIRFITHFYYK; from the coding sequence TTGATAAACTATGATCTAATAATAGATGGCAAGTATTTAAGCGAGACTCTTGATGGCGTCTCGCTTTCATCATTTAGACCGGAGGCGCCAGTGTTCGAAAGGCAGACGGCAGGAACAAGCGCGCTCATTAACGGGACGATGATGCTTAAGCAGGGGAACACGGGGCGTTACACAGAAAGAAAGATCAACATAAAAGTGCTTGTGGAGGCAAATAGTTCTTTTCAGTTCCAGATCAAAAGGGATGCCGTTTACAACCTTTTTGTAAGAGAGGATCCCTATTATGTGATCAATACGCAGCAGCCTTATAAACGATGGCTTGTTACGTGTGATGACGCATTTTCCATCTATCAAGAAAACGGCAAAAAGTATCAGGAAGTGGACATCACGTTGACGGCCATTCAGGGACTTGCTGAGTCTTTAAATGACAGCACTGCATCTATGGAATTGAAGGACGAAAAGTTTCACTTGGGTATGAATATCCGGCGGGATTCAACCCCTGTGTTTCACTTTCAAAATAAAAATTCTTTTGTAGTGGATAACATAGGGGACGTAAAATTGGACCCGATTAACTACAATTACAACGTCGAAATGTATCTGCAGGGTACTGATATTTCAATCACTAATATCACAACAAATGAAACCCTGACGCTGAACGGAAAATTTTCAAAAACAGATAAGATAACGCTTTTGAAGCATCACATTTTGAAGAACTCTACGCCTATTTCCGATAGGAGTGGGCGGTTCCCGACTCTTGCAGCCGGCCAGAATCAATTTAGGATTGCGGGTGCTACCTACAGCGATATCCGATTCATTACACACTTTTATTATAAATAG
- a CDS encoding prophage endopeptidase tail family protein, with product MFVHDIKTGQKYELIYVEPKVNDDVTGKKDLSFSITLTEHNQIPFNALVGRNFIMIDEMRYKKQQYFINTPTIKQEGALLTKDITATHIYSFRAAKHVVHETIEGTKTLNEALKHAVKGSEITFAIMPDAKGIGAKKLEGFGNKKTSELMDEIISTFGVEIIPDNTHLYIYKKAGKEIVKRLDNLSNLTSLQITTSEDNTTTRVKGYGKLKEDKDILGDQSIPYDSKTGTWAYDSSLKADYTKKIGATFSFSFTGTGFKFKTLVSKLGGKWEFKIGDQTKAISVYKDSAPTEKEFDIIRGLDSKTYKVVATFKGRDSNNPNTKGAKKADPVMYLLRGNIIGVYRTFKNEDEKYVFPPVTYVHPEEKKFLINGQPSWAEPVTDDSITTKDDMIKLLKTKVNPYAEVSYDADYVELLDQALADIEEPVMAGDTIRVYADTPLNGITFDGKLRATGASYNPLRPEQPSDLTIDGKRKSRVDMEIEEKKRAKNQEQAIKNYQNQLASGLAEINQIKQSLANTQASQQTTYTFSLQFLDGEWSVSNGEGFASLAVGILSLNTDEDYAIQYVTGDANSIMKEAGYTLYTEDVDTDIINITLYKDGKISDPLGVPEGSKVKILIVGQK from the coding sequence ATGTTTGTTCATGACATTAAAACTGGCCAAAAATATGAGCTCATTTATGTTGAGCCAAAAGTGAATGATGATGTCACTGGGAAAAAGGATTTGTCTTTTTCGATTACCTTGACTGAACACAATCAGATCCCTTTCAATGCTTTAGTCGGAAGAAATTTTATTATGATCGACGAGATGCGGTATAAAAAGCAGCAGTATTTCATTAACACGCCCACCATTAAACAGGAAGGGGCTTTGCTGACTAAAGACATAACAGCCACACATATCTATTCCTTTAGGGCGGCCAAGCATGTTGTTCACGAGACGATAGAAGGTACAAAAACTCTCAATGAAGCTCTTAAGCACGCAGTGAAAGGCAGTGAAATCACATTTGCAATTATGCCGGACGCGAAGGGAATCGGAGCCAAAAAGCTGGAGGGTTTCGGCAATAAAAAGACCTCTGAGCTGATGGATGAAATCATTTCTACCTTTGGGGTGGAGATCATCCCGGATAACACGCATTTATACATTTATAAAAAAGCCGGCAAAGAGATAGTGAAAAGGTTGGATAACCTTTCGAATCTCACGTCTTTACAGATCACAACAAGCGAAGATAACACCACAACACGGGTGAAAGGCTACGGGAAGCTCAAGGAAGATAAAGACATTCTGGGTGATCAGTCGATCCCCTACGATTCCAAAACAGGAACCTGGGCGTATGATAGCTCATTAAAAGCTGATTATACGAAGAAAATAGGAGCCACGTTTTCTTTCTCCTTCACAGGGACAGGTTTTAAATTTAAAACCCTAGTGTCGAAGCTGGGCGGTAAATGGGAATTTAAAATAGGCGATCAGACGAAAGCCATTTCTGTCTATAAAGATTCAGCCCCGACAGAAAAAGAGTTTGATATCATTCGCGGCCTGGACAGCAAGACTTATAAGGTAGTTGCTACTTTTAAAGGCAGGGACAGCAATAACCCAAATACCAAAGGCGCAAAGAAAGCCGATCCGGTCATGTACCTTCTGCGCGGCAACATTATCGGGGTGTACAGGACTTTCAAGAATGAGGATGAAAAGTATGTCTTTCCTCCGGTTACCTATGTTCATCCAGAGGAAAAAAAGTTTCTCATAAACGGGCAGCCATCTTGGGCGGAACCGGTCACGGATGATTCAATCACGACAAAGGATGACATGATTAAGCTGCTTAAAACCAAAGTCAATCCTTATGCAGAGGTGTCCTATGACGCCGACTATGTGGAATTGTTAGATCAGGCCCTGGCTGATATAGAAGAGCCGGTTATGGCAGGGGACACCATTCGTGTATATGCTGATACGCCTCTAAACGGGATCACTTTTGATGGGAAGCTGAGAGCAACAGGGGCCTCATACAACCCATTAAGACCAGAACAGCCCTCTGACCTGACAATTGACGGGAAACGAAAAAGCCGTGTAGACATGGAAATTGAAGAGAAAAAGCGAGCGAAGAATCAGGAGCAGGCTATCAAGAATTATCAAAATCAATTGGCTTCTGGGCTTGCTGAGATCAATCAAATAAAGCAAAGTCTGGCGAATACGCAGGCCTCACAGCAGACCACATATACTTTCTCTTTGCAATTCTTAGATGGTGAATGGTCTGTGTCTAATGGCGAGGGTTTTGCTTCCTTGGCAGTTGGTATCCTTTCTTTGAATACGGATGAGGATTATGCAATCCAGTATGTGACCGGCGATGCCAATTCCATTATGAAAGAGGCAGGCTACACGTTGTATACCGAAGATGTTGACACGGACATCATTAATATAACCCTTTATAAAGACGGGAAAATAAGTGATCCTCTGGGCGTTCCTGAAGGTTCAAAAGTGAAAATTCTTATAGTAGGACAGAAATAG
- a CDS encoding polyglycerol phosphate assembly and export protein (teichoic acid biosynthesis), with protein MTLYLNKRHGDAPNAKLFTQLDDNAKATETEVNLLNNKFKYHESSQTAHKSSQIDHGGLSVSTELETMKKRFANVITKADGTNVKEVLDLRINREGKEFDTANERVVEIEKSLSDLDASVQKEYGFDYTTIPPVYHTSLNLADKTVLQCFVIDEKTGDIYATQVGSGNTDQSQNYVITRMNKNGVMLDSMTVVHGGHGTTIGLERENDRMYIWSNYEVVDSHGSSIGHDLVRFPYTAGATINGGNGGIKRFNKFTDLYAIPVIDQQNGLIALRLKDSNDDSVVQLRKLNDVKNGIDNLLGEVTVPNDLHYLQGFTIDGYDLYWYTGDTNSVTYPAELSLFSFKDGKLKKRITCDFGRGPDGKYEGDFREPESVFLYKDPMTGKKSLFAAIATGTVGKRLAKVYAYHSKDNAAAFATDLSQGFQGYPLTKNNGFAKSLPDGLTKLKDFRQVGYYYMKTAEANKMTDHPAGGDAGWWLQVAPADGSGSVIQTLTRNSTGRSIKIFTRVVTGTGVAGEWAELMSSQDLDWTNLPLKNGASNPDSNDKLQYAINGGLVYLRGRVKIPETDGVIFAVLPAGARPSKAWYDGCQVAGTTGQRKIDVRANGEVVAYGFAVNSVDAVTYTYLNIVFPIG; from the coding sequence ATGACGCTTTATCTTAATAAGAGGCACGGGGATGCTCCAAACGCTAAACTCTTTACTCAGCTGGACGATAACGCCAAGGCAACCGAAACGGAAGTCAATCTGCTAAACAATAAATTTAAATATCATGAAAGCTCACAGACCGCCCACAAATCAAGTCAAATTGATCACGGCGGTCTCTCTGTTTCTACAGAATTAGAAACGATGAAAAAGCGTTTCGCCAACGTGATTACTAAAGCAGACGGCACAAATGTAAAAGAGGTTCTGGACCTCCGTATAAACCGAGAAGGTAAAGAATTTGACACGGCAAATGAGCGTGTTGTGGAGATTGAAAAATCACTCTCTGACCTTGATGCCTCTGTTCAAAAAGAATATGGGTTCGATTACACGACAATCCCGCCCGTTTATCATACGAGTTTGAACCTTGCAGATAAAACGGTGCTGCAGTGTTTCGTAATCGACGAGAAAACAGGCGATATATACGCGACGCAGGTGGGAAGTGGCAACACAGATCAAAGTCAAAACTATGTCATTACCCGGATGAATAAAAATGGCGTAATGCTTGATAGCATGACAGTCGTTCACGGCGGGCATGGCACCACAATCGGGCTTGAACGAGAAAACGACAGAATGTATATCTGGTCAAATTATGAGGTAGTTGATTCACATGGTAGCTCAATCGGTCATGACCTAGTTCGGTTTCCCTACACAGCCGGGGCAACGATTAACGGAGGAAATGGCGGCATCAAACGGTTTAATAAATTCACTGATCTATATGCGATTCCAGTTATTGATCAACAAAACGGTTTGATTGCCTTGCGTTTAAAAGACAGCAACGATGACAGCGTTGTGCAGCTGCGTAAATTGAATGATGTGAAAAACGGTATTGATAACCTGCTGGGAGAAGTGACAGTTCCAAACGATTTGCATTACCTGCAGGGCTTTACTATCGACGGATACGACTTGTATTGGTACACAGGAGACACTAACAGCGTCACCTATCCGGCTGAATTGTCTTTGTTCAGCTTCAAAGATGGAAAGCTTAAGAAACGAATTACATGTGATTTTGGCCGGGGCCCTGATGGGAAATACGAGGGGGATTTTCGGGAGCCTGAGTCTGTGTTTCTTTATAAGGATCCAATGACAGGGAAGAAATCGTTATTCGCAGCAATTGCAACCGGTACAGTGGGAAAGCGCTTGGCAAAAGTCTATGCGTATCATTCCAAAGACAATGCGGCTGCATTTGCCACAGACTTATCACAAGGGTTTCAAGGTTACCCATTGACCAAAAACAATGGATTCGCAAAGAGTCTGCCTGATGGACTGACAAAACTCAAAGACTTTCGCCAAGTGGGTTACTATTACATGAAAACAGCAGAAGCAAACAAGATGACAGATCATCCGGCCGGCGGCGATGCGGGATGGTGGCTTCAAGTTGCACCGGCTGACGGTTCCGGTTCTGTTATTCAGACGCTTACACGAAATTCCACAGGGCGATCAATTAAAATTTTCACTCGGGTTGTAACTGGAACGGGGGTTGCCGGGGAATGGGCGGAGCTTATGTCCAGTCAAGATTTGGATTGGACGAACCTGCCCTTGAAAAACGGGGCTTCGAATCCTGATTCTAATGATAAATTGCAATATGCCATTAACGGCGGTCTTGTTTATTTGCGTGGAAGGGTTAAAATTCCGGAAACGGACGGGGTAATATTTGCAGTTTTACCGGCAGGAGCTAGACCAAGTAAAGCTTGGTATGACGGCTGTCAGGTCGCTGGAACAACAGGACAGCGCAAAATAGACGTGCGTGCAAACGGGGAAGTTGTTGCCTATGGATTCGCGGTAAACAGTGTGGACGCGGTCACTTACACATACCTAAATATTGTCTTCCCAATAGGGTAA